CTGCACCGTGGCAGAGCGTTGTGACCTCGTTGGCCAGAATGATCTTGGCGGCGTTGATTTCACTACCGGCCAGTGCGCCGAGGCGTTCGCATTCGTCCAGCGGCATTTCCGTGTAGAGCTTCAAAAAGCGGCCCACGTCGGCATCGGTAGTGTTGCGCCAGAACTGCCAGAACTCATACGGGCTGCGCATGTCGGCATTGAGCCAGACCGCACCGTCAGCAGATTTGCCCATTTTTTTGCCGTCCGAGGTGGTCAGCAAAGGGGAGGTCAAACCGAAGACATGGCCATCGTCCACGCGGCGCGTCAGGTCGATGCCGTTGACAATGTTGCCCCATTGATCGGAGCCGCCGAACTGGATCATGCAACCGTAGCGGCGGTTCAGTTCGAGGAAGTCATAGGCCTGCAGGATCATGTAGTTGAATTCGAGGAAGGACAGCGATTGCTCGCGGTCCAAACGCGATTTGACGCTCTCGAAGCTGAGCATGCGGTTGACCGAGAAGTGACGTCCGATGTCGCGCAAAAACGTCAAGTAATTCAGATCGTCCAGCCATTCGGCATTGTTGAGCATCAGCGCGCCGGTGTCGCTGTCTCCGTAGTCGAGGTATTTGGCAAAGACCTTTTTGATGCCGGCGATGTTGTCGTCGATCTGGTCATTGGTCAGCAGCGGTCGTTCGTCGGCGCGGAAGGAGGGATCGCCTACTTTGGTTGTGCCGCCGCCCATCAGTGTAATCGGCTTGTGGCCGGTTTTTTGCAACCAGCGCAACATCATGATCTGGATCAGAGAGCCCACGTGCAGCGACTTGGCCGTCGCATCAAAACCGATATAACCGGGCACAACACCATTCAGCAGCGCCTGGTCAAGCGCTTCGTAATCCGTGCAATCGGCCACAAAGCCGCGCTCGAGCATCACGGTCAGAAAATCCGATTTGGGCTGGTAGGTCATGGTGTCGATCCCGTATTGTTCGTGAAACCGTGTATAGGCGGGGATGAGCAGAAGGAAAAGGCCATGATGAAGGCCAAAAGCGGCGGGGCTGTGGTGCGTGCTCTCGGGGCGATGTCAGGGACATCGCTGGACGGTGTGGACGCAGCCGTGGTCGAGACAGATGGCGTTGCAATTCAAAGCTTTGGCGAGAGTGCCTATCGTGCCTATTCGCGGGAGGAACAACAGGTTCTCGAGGCTGCTCTGGGACACTGGTCGGGTGTTGAAGCGGAGGCCGCTGCGGCAGTGATCGAGGCCGCGCATGCCGAGGTACTACGAGGGTTTTCCGATGCAGGTCTGGTCGGATTTCACGGCCAAACACTGGCGCATGAACCGCGTGGGCGCGGCACCTGTCAGGTTGGCGATGGTCAGGCTCTGGCCGAGACACTGGGCGTGCCGGTGGTTTGGGATTTCCGGACGGCTGATGTGGAACTTGGCGGGGAGGGTGCGCCGCTGGCGCCGTTCTTTCACTTTGCCTGCGCGAAATGGTTCGGCGCGACCGAGCCGGTTGCCTTTCTGAACCTTGGCGGCGTGGGTAATTTGACGTGGGTTGATCCGCGCAAAGGAGCGCCTGAAGAGGACGGTGCTTTGTTGGCGTTTGACACAGGCCCTGCCAACGCGCCTCTCAACGACTTGTTGCGGTTGCGGCGCGGGATGAATTTTGACGAAGGCGGCAAAGTCGCCGCGGCCGGCACTGTCGCGACCGGGGCATTGGAGTTGTTTCTGCAGGAAGCGTATTTCTCACGAATTCCACCTAAGTCTCTGGATCGGAACGATTTTCCTGAAATGATGGACCTTGTGAGGGAATTGTCTGACGAAGATGCGGCGGCCACGATGACAGCGATGTGCGCCGCGTCGGTCGCGCAGGGTATGGCGCACTGTCCGACGCCTCCGTCGAAAGTTCTGGTCACGGGCGGTGGCCGTCATAATCCGGTGTTGATGGAGATGCTGCGTGTGTCGCTGGAGTGTCCGGTGGTGCCCGTAGAGGATGTCGGGTTGGATGGAGATATGCTGGAAGCGCAGGCTTTTGCCTATCTGGCCGTGCGTGTCGCACGTGGATTGCCGACCAGTTGTCCGGCCACCACTGGCGTCATGGCGCTGGTCGGTGGCGGCACGGTGAGCGAACCGTCGCGGTAATCTTTTTCAAAGCTGTCGGCGGTAATCCTTGTGAAAAGCCGTGTATCCGTCCGATGTGCTTTTCAAGTGTGGTTTCAGTTCCGCGTGAAGTGCGGGGAGCTGATGGAATGGCACATTTGGAAACGCGTGATGTTCCGCGTGGAAGGGCATGTTCCACGCCAGAAAACGCACAAGGCGGTTGCTAAACGTTGTGCGTGAGTTTTCCAGCATGTTGGCGACGGGTGGGCAGAGACCGTGCTCGGCCAACAGGTAGGCGCGCAGAAATGGTTGGCCGATCAGGCTTGGCACAACCCAGACCCAGACCAAGACGGGCGACCAGATCAGCGAACATAGAAGTCCGGCATAAGCGAGCAGCAGAATGCGGGCTTCGAGCCGCATTCTTTTGTGCTGTCTCCGTGGCAGGTAGGGTGCGTCGATGTCTCCGAAGGCGTTTTTCCAGATCGTTTTGGCCATGCCGGCCCAGTAGCTCAAGCCCGAGAGATATTTCATGTATGCCCAGAGTGTTTCGGGGCGGGGGCCATGGTTCAGTTCCGGATCTTTGGCGGGATCGTTGGTGAATTTATGGTGCGCCATGTGGAAGGCGCGAAACCAGTTGAAAGGCAACAAAAGCGGAAGGGCGCAAGCGCTGCCAACGACGCGGTTGATCCATCGGGAGGCAAATGGCGTGTCATGCGTGCATTCATGGCTGAGCGTGAAGAGGAAACTCCAGAGAATGCCAAGGGGAAGCAGGGCAACAGGCCATAGGGGAAGCTTGAGACCAACCCAGAGCGCAAATGCAATCAAAACAAGCAAGTAGCAAGAGAGGTGCCGCAAGCCGGCGACATCGGACCGAGTTTGAAGTGTGGCTCGGAGCTCTGGTGACAGGCGGGACAAGGCCTCCTTGTGATCCAGAATTTCCGCGTCGCCGACGTTCATCGCGGAATGTCGAAGCCGCTCGGGGCAAGTTCGAACCCCTCAAACTGGAACGCGGGTGAAACCGTGCAGCCGACGAGTGTCCAGCCGCCGGTGGAACGGGCTGCCTGCCAGTGACCTTCTGGCACAATCAATTGTGGCAAAGCGCCGGACGTCAGATCGGGTCCAAGGGTGTGGTCGCGGGCCGGGCCCTTTTCGGTCTCGGCGAGGGACAGGATCAAGGGATCACCTGCATAGTGGTGCCAGATCTCGGTGGCATCAACGCGGTGCCAGTGGCTGGCTTCTCCTTCCTTGAGCAGAAAGTAGATGGCCGTGCCTGCAGGGCGTTCGCCGTCCTGAGACCCGGCAATCCAGGTCTGGCGGTAGTGACCGCCTTCGGGGTGCGGAGCGAGGTCGAGGTGAGCAATAATCTCGTCGGCTGTCATGGGGTGTCCTGCGCCAGTGTCGGTTTCGGTCACATGGTGCAGGAATGACCGCGATGGGCAAGCAGAAAGGCTACATCAAAGAGGCAAGGGCCTCTCGCGTTGCACGGCCGACTTCGGCGGGTGCTTCGAGCGGCAGCAGGTGGCCATAGTCGGTGAGGCTTGTGAAGGGGAGGTCGGGACGCGCAATGTGCAGGGCCTGCGCGATGGAAGGATCCATGAACAGGCTGGGCTTTCCGGTGATGATGCGTGTCGGGACAGTGAGTTTCTTGAGCGTGGGCAAAATATATGGCGGCGTCGCGTAGAGATGAGCCTCCCAGTCACGCGGATATTCCAGCCGGATACCGCCGTCTTCTTTCGGCACCGTCAAAGCTTCGATCAGGGTGCGAAGCTTTTGGTCATCGAACCGGCGATAGGCACGGGAGTTTCGATAGTCGGCAAACGCAGCATCAATGCCTGGCCACGAGGTCGGTCCGTTCAGAACTTCTGCAGCGGGACCGCGCGTGCTCCGCATCATGTATGGGATCAGGCGGAGGAGGAACTTGATGCGGGCGGTTACGCCGGCAGGCTCGAGCAGCACCAATCCTTTGAACAAGTCAGGGCGTTTGACAGCAGCCATCGCGGTGGTGGCTGCGCCGATGGAATGGCCGACAGCCAAAACAGGCGCGGAGCCATTGGCCTCGATCCATGCAATCATGTCGTCGGCAAACACGTCCCATTCGCGTTTTCGGTCGGGGGCAGGGCCGTCCGGCCAAAGCGGGCGCATCATGAGAGCTGTAGGTGAAAAGTCCGGGGCGAGCTCGGAAA
This genomic window from Shimia isoporae contains:
- the tyrS gene encoding tyrosine--tRNA ligase, coding for MTYQPKSDFLTVMLERGFVADCTDYEALDQALLNGVVPGYIGFDATAKSLHVGSLIQIMMLRWLQKTGHKPITLMGGGTTKVGDPSFRADERPLLTNDQIDDNIAGIKKVFAKYLDYGDSDTGALMLNNAEWLDDLNYLTFLRDIGRHFSVNRMLSFESVKSRLDREQSLSFLEFNYMILQAYDFLELNRRYGCMIQFGGSDQWGNIVNGIDLTRRVDDGHVFGLTSPLLTTSDGKKMGKSADGAVWLNADMRSPYEFWQFWRNTTDADVGRFLKLYTEMPLDECERLGALAGSEINAAKIILANEVTTLCHGADAAAAAEATAREVFEKGGVGDDLPTISVDTADLPVSIVQLIVKSGLAKSGKDAKRLIKENGAKLDDAPLTDAGLMIDAAALSNPIKLSAGKKRHALVQLAS
- a CDS encoding fatty acid desaturase, with protein sequence MNVGDAEILDHKEALSRLSPELRATLQTRSDVAGLRHLSCYLLVLIAFALWVGLKLPLWPVALLPLGILWSFLFTLSHECTHDTPFASRWINRVVGSACALPLLLPFNWFRAFHMAHHKFTNDPAKDPELNHGPRPETLWAYMKYLSGLSYWAGMAKTIWKNAFGDIDAPYLPRRQHKRMRLEARILLLAYAGLLCSLIWSPVLVWVWVVPSLIGQPFLRAYLLAEHGLCPPVANMLENSRTTFSNRLVRFLAWNMPFHAEHHAFPNVPFHQLPALHAELKPHLKSTSDGYTAFHKDYRRQL
- a CDS encoding anhydro-N-acetylmuramic acid kinase — protein: MMKAKSGGAVVRALGAMSGTSLDGVDAAVVETDGVAIQSFGESAYRAYSREEQQVLEAALGHWSGVEAEAAAAVIEAAHAEVLRGFSDAGLVGFHGQTLAHEPRGRGTCQVGDGQALAETLGVPVVWDFRTADVELGGEGAPLAPFFHFACAKWFGATEPVAFLNLGGVGNLTWVDPRKGAPEEDGALLAFDTGPANAPLNDLLRLRRGMNFDEGGKVAAAGTVATGALELFLQEAYFSRIPPKSLDRNDFPEMMDLVRELSDEDAAATMTAMCAASVAQGMAHCPTPPSKVLVTGGGRHNPVLMEMLRVSLECPVVPVEDVGLDGDMLEAQAFAYLAVRVARGLPTSCPATTGVMALVGGGTVSEPSR
- a CDS encoding alpha/beta fold hydrolase: MTAQAIITPLKQGKMPAVHHIGDGPQVLFHHATGLGPRCYASFLSELAPDFSPTALMMRPLWPDGPAPDRKREWDVFADDMIAWIEANGSAPVLAVGHSIGAATTAMAAVKRPDLFKGLVLLEPAGVTARIKFLLRLIPYMMRSTRGPAAEVLNGPTSWPGIDAAFADYRNSRAYRRFDDQKLRTLIEALTVPKEDGGIRLEYPRDWEAHLYATPPYILPTLKKLTVPTRIITGKPSLFMDPSIAQALHIARPDLPFTSLTDYGHLLPLEAPAEVGRATREALASLM
- a CDS encoding cupin domain-containing protein — its product is MTADEIIAHLDLAPHPEGGHYRQTWIAGSQDGERPAGTAIYFLLKEGEASHWHRVDATEIWHHYAGDPLILSLAETEKGPARDHTLGPDLTSGALPQLIVPEGHWQAARSTGGWTLVGCTVSPAFQFEGFELAPSGFDIPR